The Vicia villosa cultivar HV-30 ecotype Madison, WI linkage group LG1, Vvil1.0, whole genome shotgun sequence genome includes a region encoding these proteins:
- the LOC131624060 gene encoding serine carboxypeptidase-like 27, with translation MGYYYYNYSILCVVLFLSIQISLASSTEDQKRDKITELPGQPKNVGFDQYSGYITVNEPNGRALFYWLTEAPLSSEPDSKPLVLWLSNGPGCSAISYGAAEEIGPFHIKPDGKTLYSNPYAWNKLANILFLESPAGVGFSYSNKTSDLYTFGDKKNAEDSYIFLVNWLERFPQYKHRELYIGGISYAGYYVPQLAQIVYERNKGINNPVINLKGFLVGNGVIDDYHDLVGTFEYWWTHGLISDSTYKLLGTACDSGSSLHPSAQCTQARKVATAEQGNIDLYSIYFPLCNNTSSPWMSRVDDPCFQTYSDLYFNRPEVQKALHANVTGIPYTWKGCSDIVGNNWGDSALSVLPIYRELINASLRIWVFSGDADAIVPLTATRRSINALKLPTIVNWYPWYDSGKVAGWSQVYKGLTLVTVRGAGHKVAFHKPREAFTLFKSYLENKNMPSST, from the exons AtgggttattattattataattattccatattgtgtgttgttttgtttttatccattCAAATTTCTTTGGCTTCTTCAACTGAAGATCAAAAGAGAGATAAGATAACTGAGTTACCAGGACAACCAAAGAATGTTGGATTTGATCAGTATTCAGGTTATATAACTGTGAATGAACCGAATGGAAGAGCACTTTTTTACTGGTTGACTGAAGCACCACTGAGTAGCGAACCCGATTCAAAGCCACTAGTTCTATGGCTTAGCAATGGTCCCGGTTGTTCTGCTATTTCTTACGGTGCGGCCGAAGAAATTGGCCCTTTTCATATTAAGCCCGATGGCAAAACACTTTACTCAAATCCCTATGCTTGGAACAAAC TGGCAAATATATTGTTCCTTGAGTCTCCTGCTGGTGTTGGTTTTTCTTATTCTAATAAAACATCAGATCTTTACACATTTGGTGACAAGAAAAACG CTGAGGATTcatatatttttcttgttaattgGTTGGAAAGATTTCCTCAGTATAAGCATAGAGAACTCTACATTGGTGGGATAAGTTATGCAG GTTATTATGTTCCTCAATTGGCTCAAATTGTTTACGAGAGAAACAAGGGAATCAATAATCCAGTTATCAATCTTAAGGGATTCTTG GTTGGAAATGGTGTTATTGATGATTATCATGATTTAGTCGGAACATTTGAGTACTGGTGGACACATGGTTTGATTTCAGATTCTACGTATAAACTTCTAGGAACTGCGTGTGACTCTGGATCTTCTTTGCATCCATCAGCGCAATGTACGCAGGCTCGTAAAGTTGCAACTGCTGAGCAAGGAAACATCGATCTATATAGCATTTATTTTCCGCTTTGTAACAATACATCATCGCCATGGATGTCTAGAGTAGATGATCCATGTTTCCAAACGtattctgatttgtatttcaaccGTCCGGAAGTTCAAAAGGCACTCCATGCCAATGTAACAGGGATTCCATATACATGGAAGGGATGCAG TGATATTGTTGGGAATAATTGGGGTGATTCGGCGTTGTCTGTGCTTCCTATATATCGTGAACTTATCAATGCTAGTCTAAGGATATGGGTATTCAG TGGAGACGCTGATGCTATAGTACCACTAACCGCCACTCGGCGTTCTATTAATGCATTGAAGCTTCCAACCATCGTGAATTGGTATCCTTGGTATGACAGTGGCAAGGTTGCTGGATGGAGTCAAGTTTATAAAGGGCTAACATTGGTGACAGTAAGAGGAGCTGGACATAAGGTTGCTTTTCATAAGCCTCGCGAGGCGTTTACTCTTTTTAAATCATATTTGGAGAACAAGAACATGCCATCCTCAACTTGA